From Paraburkholderia fungorum, the proteins below share one genomic window:
- a CDS encoding quaternary amine ABC transporter ATP-binding protein, whose amino-acid sequence MNSPKVVVEGLCKVFGTSPKEALAMLAAGATKEEVFSRTGQIVGVHNASFDVKEGEIFVLMGLSGSGKSTLIRLINRLVEPTAGKVLIDGRDVASVPRSELTALRRKDMSMVFQSFALMPQRTVLSNAAFGLEVAGVGRKEREQRAITVLEQVGLAPFAGKLPAQLSGGMQQRVGLARALAVNPSLMIMDEAFSALDPLKRKEMQNVLLDLQREQQRTILFVSHDLEEAMRIGTRIAIMEGGRVVQVGTPQEIITNPADDYVRAFFDGIDTSRYLTAGDLMQTDAVPLMQHSPQIDASSVAATLNGSADYAFVLDSERRIRGFVCRDAMGSASPQLNQIECIRRTTPLDDVVERVVASRAPLPVVEADGSYCGSVNKTNVLNVLTRHRSSHV is encoded by the coding sequence ATGAATTCCCCGAAGGTCGTGGTCGAAGGGCTGTGCAAGGTGTTCGGCACCAGCCCCAAAGAAGCGCTCGCGATGCTGGCCGCCGGCGCAACGAAAGAAGAAGTGTTCTCGCGCACAGGTCAGATCGTCGGCGTTCATAACGCGTCGTTCGACGTGAAAGAAGGCGAGATCTTCGTGTTGATGGGCCTTTCCGGTTCGGGCAAGTCGACGCTGATTCGCCTGATCAATCGGCTGGTCGAACCCACTGCGGGCAAGGTGCTGATCGACGGCCGCGACGTCGCCAGCGTGCCGCGCTCCGAATTGACCGCGCTGCGTCGCAAGGACATGAGCATGGTGTTCCAGTCGTTCGCGCTGATGCCGCAACGGACCGTGCTGTCGAACGCGGCGTTCGGGCTCGAAGTGGCGGGCGTGGGCCGCAAGGAACGCGAGCAGCGCGCGATCACCGTGCTCGAACAGGTCGGCCTCGCGCCGTTCGCCGGCAAGCTGCCCGCGCAGTTGTCGGGCGGTATGCAACAGCGGGTGGGGCTGGCGCGCGCACTGGCGGTCAACCCGTCGCTGATGATCATGGACGAAGCGTTCTCCGCGCTCGATCCGCTCAAACGCAAGGAAATGCAGAACGTCCTGCTCGATCTTCAACGCGAACAGCAGCGCACCATTCTGTTCGTGTCGCACGATCTGGAAGAGGCGATGCGCATCGGCACGCGTATCGCGATCATGGAAGGCGGCCGCGTGGTGCAGGTCGGCACGCCGCAGGAAATCATCACGAACCCCGCCGACGATTACGTGCGCGCGTTCTTCGACGGTATCGACACGAGCCGCTATCTGACCGCCGGCGATCTGATGCAGACCGACGCCGTGCCGTTGATGCAGCACTCGCCGCAGATCGACGCATCGAGCGTCGCCGCGACGCTCAACGGCAGCGCCGACTACGCGTTCGTGCTTGACAGCGAGCGCAGGATTCGCGGCTTCGTGTGCCGCGATGCGATGGGCAGCGCGTCGCCGCAATTGAACCAGATCGAATGTATTCGCCGTACCACGCCGCTCGACGATGTGGTCGAACGCGTGGTGGCGAGTCGTGCGCCACTGCCGGTTGTCGAAGCGGATGGCTCTTATTGCGGTTCGGTCAACAAGACGAACGTCCTCAACGTTCTCACGCGCCATCGGAGTTCCCATGTCTGA
- a CDS encoding porin, which translates to MPASYRNRVGVILGLMGACALGATQSAHAQSSVTLYGVLDASLLYTNKTLDTANGQSGPHQYSFNDSGVSGSHFGLRGVEDLGGGLRAIFQLESGISMANGALSNSNGNLFGRQAWIGIDSKYGTVKAGLQFSPFFLAAYDFDPRNMSYFGSGLVSYINNVYVTGMFNPNGVSYTSPEIAGLQASALMALGGTAGDFQAGRQYSASLRYHLGTLVVDAALYSGNAGGSAATIAVPSAIEFNGRALGASYTFSNLTVKASYVQYKIAGSFNDRVYSGGASYRVTPALNVDAGVWVTRDANNSSNNSVLASTGVEYSLSKATMTYAQVGFVTNHGATHTGLSVNNALNLATGTTAGANIGIRHTF; encoded by the coding sequence ATGCCGGCAAGTTATCGCAATCGGGTTGGAGTCATTCTCGGATTGATGGGCGCGTGCGCACTCGGCGCGACGCAAAGCGCACATGCGCAAAGCAGCGTTACGCTGTACGGCGTGCTCGACGCATCGCTGCTCTACACCAATAAAACGCTCGATACGGCGAACGGCCAGAGTGGCCCGCATCAATATTCGTTCAACGACAGCGGCGTGTCCGGCTCGCATTTCGGCTTGCGCGGCGTCGAAGATCTCGGCGGCGGCCTACGCGCCATCTTCCAGCTCGAAAGCGGCATCAGCATGGCCAATGGCGCGCTCAGCAATTCGAACGGCAATCTGTTCGGACGCCAGGCGTGGATCGGTATCGACAGCAAGTACGGTACGGTCAAGGCCGGTTTGCAGTTCTCGCCGTTCTTCCTTGCCGCGTACGATTTCGATCCGCGCAATATGTCGTACTTCGGCAGCGGCCTCGTCTCCTATATCAACAACGTCTACGTGACGGGGATGTTCAACCCGAACGGCGTGTCATACACGTCACCGGAGATTGCGGGCTTGCAGGCCAGCGCATTGATGGCGCTCGGGGGCACCGCCGGCGATTTCCAGGCGGGCCGTCAGTACTCGGCAAGCTTGCGCTATCACCTCGGCACGCTGGTCGTCGACGCCGCGCTTTATAGCGGCAATGCGGGCGGCAGCGCGGCAACGATCGCGGTTCCCAGTGCGATCGAATTCAACGGCCGCGCGCTCGGCGCAAGCTACACGTTCAGCAATCTGACGGTGAAGGCGTCTTACGTGCAATACAAGATTGCGGGGTCGTTCAACGACCGCGTCTACTCGGGCGGTGCGAGCTATCGCGTCACACCCGCGCTGAATGTCGACGCGGGCGTGTGGGTCACGCGCGACGCCAACAACTCGTCGAACAATTCAGTGCTGGCGTCGACCGGTGTCGAGTACTCGTTGTCGAAGGCCACGATGACCTACGCACAAGTCGGCTTCGTGACCAACCACGGCGCCACGCATACGGGACTCTCGGTCAACAATGCGCTCAATCTGGCGACGGGGACGACAGCCGGTGCGAACATCGGCATCCGCCATACGTTCTGA